A window from Halomicrobium urmianum encodes these proteins:
- a CDS encoding NADH-quinone oxidoreductase subunit A, whose product MTNSWIAIGALALVGIAIPVTMMSVSYLLRPTVPEQGKRATYESGEIPTGSSRRIKFNIQYYMVALLFLVFDIETVLIFPWTVIYGDAVAQVGLARALYPMLGFLGMLALGLGWAWRNGAVKWIRSPRATRQAEH is encoded by the coding sequence ATGACTAATTCATGGATCGCAATCGGCGCGCTCGCGCTGGTGGGGATCGCGATACCGGTGACTATGATGTCGGTATCGTACCTCCTCCGGCCGACCGTGCCTGAACAAGGGAAACGCGCCACCTACGAGAGCGGCGAGATCCCGACCGGCAGCAGCCGACGCATCAAGTTCAACATCCAGTACTACATGGTCGCGCTGCTGTTCCTCGTCTTCGACATCGAGACCGTCCTGATCTTCCCGTGGACGGTCATCTACGGAGACGCCGTCGCGCAGGTCGGTCTCGCGCGTGCGCTGTATCCCATGCTCGGGTTCCTCGGGATGCTCGCTCTCGGTCTCGGGTGGGCCTGGCGCAACGGCGCCGTCAAGTGGATTCGCAGCCCGCGCGCCACTCGGCAGGCTGAACACTAA
- a CDS encoding NADH-quinone oxidoreductase subunit B, with protein sequence MSSDQSTPGDAQSTQEARMGSGADNRFNSKLREAFGSTPFILTKFDKFMNWVRGSSMFMLQFGIACCSIEMMHTYAIKHDLDRFGAGVPRASPRQADVIIVPGTIVSKFAPRMKRVYDQMPEPKFVVSMGSCTVSGGPFQEGYNVVKGAEEVIPCDIHVPGCPPRPEALIYGVAKLQERIANGESAPVTVKPYELEQFGDLEQDELVQKLADQIDEDDLVMRYNWADSP encoded by the coding sequence ATGAGCAGTGACCAATCGACCCCCGGCGACGCACAGTCTACTCAGGAAGCCCGGATGGGCAGCGGTGCGGACAACCGGTTCAACTCGAAGCTGCGCGAGGCGTTCGGCTCGACGCCGTTCATCCTCACCAAGTTCGACAAGTTCATGAACTGGGTCCGGGGCTCGTCGATGTTCATGCTGCAGTTCGGGATCGCCTGCTGCAGCATCGAGATGATGCACACCTACGCGATCAAGCACGACCTGGACCGCTTCGGTGCCGGCGTGCCCCGGGCCTCGCCGCGGCAGGCGGACGTGATCATCGTCCCCGGGACGATCGTCTCCAAGTTCGCCCCGCGGATGAAGCGCGTCTACGACCAGATGCCCGAGCCCAAGTTCGTCGTCTCTATGGGCTCGTGTACCGTCTCGGGCGGTCCCTTCCAGGAGGGCTACAACGTCGTCAAGGGCGCCGAGGAGGTCATCCCCTGCGACATCCACGTCCCCGGCTGCCCGCCCCGCCCCGAGGCGCTCATCTACGGCGTCGCCAAGCTCCAGGAGCGGATCGCCAACGGCGAGTCCGCGCCCGTCACCGTCAAGCCCTACGAGCTGGAGCAGTTCGGCGACCTCGAGCAGGACGAACTCGTCCAGAAGCTCGCGGAC
- the purE gene encoding 5-(carboxyamino)imidazole ribonucleotide mutase: MTADSVQSLIDQLREQAEMDLPDEETPDVGIIMGSDSDLPTMAGGKGKRPGAYAALAEELGFTEQTDYEDPPEARFTFETFVVSAHRTPELMYAYAETAADRGLDVIVAGAGGKSADLPNMTASIAYPLPVIGVPVQEKSVDSVIGMPQGAPITAVDAGKSFNAALTAAQILSREHPELRERLVEYHDGLQEGVGEASRDLHELGTPGFKAAYWD; this comes from the coding sequence ATGACCGCAGACTCCGTGCAGTCGCTGATCGACCAGCTGCGCGAGCAGGCCGAGATGGATCTGCCCGACGAGGAGACGCCGGACGTCGGGATCATCATGGGATCGGACTCGGACCTCCCGACGATGGCCGGCGGGAAGGGAAAGCGGCCGGGCGCGTACGCCGCGCTCGCGGAGGAACTCGGCTTCACGGAACAGACTGACTACGAGGACCCGCCAGAGGCGCGGTTCACCTTCGAGACGTTCGTCGTCTCGGCACACCGGACGCCCGAGCTCATGTACGCCTACGCGGAGACCGCCGCGGACCGCGGGCTCGACGTGATCGTCGCGGGCGCGGGCGGCAAGAGCGCGGACCTGCCGAACATGACCGCCTCCATCGCGTACCCGCTGCCGGTCATCGGCGTGCCGGTCCAGGAGAAGTCCGTCGACTCGGTGATCGGGATGCCCCAGGGCGCGCCGATCACGGCGGTCGACGCGGGCAAGTCGTTCAACGCCGCGCTGACCGCGGCCCAGATCCTCTCCCGTGAGCACCCGGAACTGCGCGAGCGACTGGTCGAGTACCACGACGGCCTCCAGGAGGGGGTCGGAGAGGCCTCCCGGGACCTCCACGAGCTGGGGACGCCGGGATTCAAAGCGGCGTACTGGGACTGA